A region of the Primulina huaijiensis isolate GDHJ02 unplaced genomic scaffold, ASM1229523v2 scaffold21623_ERROPOS600000+, whole genome shotgun sequence genome:
GCATGTAAGCATTCACATAAGCGTTCTACACAACAGCAACAGAAACAAATTCAATAATCAGGATGCTTTTTGGTCAATTACCCAGCTGGGGTGTTAGCATCTCTCTGTTGATGCTGAGGTGCTGGGTTTTGCTGTTGCTGCTGACCATTCATAACCACTGACTCACAGCTTGTATCAGTGGTTGTACTCACCTATCCCGAGgatataaaacaacatttagCAAAACAGTACACCCAAGTCAGATTTTTAAGGGGGCAACTTAACGACGCAAACTTACAGTGTGTATTTGCTGACgcataaaaccgttgtcataaaCCAGCTGAGAGACCTGCTTTTGTAATCGATCATTCTCTTCCATCAGTAACTTGTTCATGGCACTCAGTTTCCTATTCACAGACTGGAGGCGAGATGATTCCTTTCTCTGTTTTTCGCGGCATCTACATAATATTCAGATGTATTACTGCGCAGTGCGCGGTGAGAAAAGAATATATATACCAAATTAAGAGTTTTGGACCTAAACTCAGATAACATTAATCCCCTACAATGATGATCTATAACCAGTGTAGAAACACAAAAATTGATTGATTAATGCCCCTTCACTACCAGCAAATAACAGTCCAAGCCAATGTTTATAACAGGTTAAATGAATATAAATGTCACGAAATTGCAATAACGGCACAAGTGATGCAAGTATTTAAAGTCAATAAGCACGAACTATTTAACAAAGTAGGAAAACATGAACACTGAAAGTAAAGCCAGCGCGAgaccaattaatttattttcatataacCAAATACCATGTAGGTTTCTCAGTATTGGTGAAATTTAAAAGAATGGTAGTAACGAAACCATAATCGAAGAAGAAAGAGGCTATCAGTTACCTTGAATTCCAAGGATAAAGCAAATTTAGTAATGACTAAAAAAAATAGCACAGCGAGTAAGCTAAACCAACGTACTTAGCAAATATAGATTTCAAGTTATTGTATGGAAAAATTAAGAAACGGAACCTACGAGTTAAAAAGATGAGGCCCAAAAGTCGATAGCCATAATATCAAGAATCTTTAATGAGAGAACAATAACAGTGACAATATCCTTGTACTTGATACACATGAAGAAAACAATGTACTCAGTAGCACAACTATTGTGCAGAcgtaaaaattatacataagcAGATATATCCAAAAACatttgtccaaaaaaaaaagttaagatATAGAAAAAAGCAAGACCTCTTCACACATCCTATTCTTAATAAAACCCACAACGCCAAGtttccaaaaaaattttatctttaatgTAGAGAAGGACCAAAACCCATCTCCATGTTCAATAGTTATAACATCCTCGAGTCTCATACCTGCGGTTCTGAAACCAGACTTTGATTTGCTTCGGCTCAATGTTAGATAAAATAGGACATTCCCTAATCAGCTGTTGTCTTCTCAAAGAGCTAGGCTTCGGGCACTCAGCGTAAACCCTTTCGAGAGCCTCTACTTGCTCTGGTGTGTACCGGACATACTTGCTAGCATCCATTTGCTGTTGCTTGCTATTACTGCTACTGCCGAGAAAACCCTTGCCAAATATTGTATTTCGAGAAAAAAAAATGGCGTCTTTGACAGTTACATGAACAGGCAGGCTCTCTTCTCACAGAGAGCCTCCTCTTTCA
Encoded here:
- the LOC140967009 gene encoding homeobox-leucine zipper protein ATHB-14-like, whose protein sequence is MDASKYVRYTPEQVEALERVYAECPKPSSLRRQQLIRECPILSNIEPKQIKVWFQNRRCREKQRKESSRLQSVNRKLSAMNKLLMEENDRLQKQVSQLVYDNGFMRQQIHTVSTTTDTSCESVVMNGQQQQQNPAPQHQQRDANTPAG